A single genomic interval of Neisseria leonii harbors:
- a CDS encoding iron chelate uptake ABC transporter family permease subunit, producing MPSEYTRPVLLAAVLLAVSCTLFMTLNAGGNWAFVLPLRAAKLAALLMVAYAAGVSTLLFQTLTNNPVLTPSLLGFESLYVFLQTLLVVVLGGAGYTHLPPLGKFGFELAAMIGGSLLLFRILLKQGGRDLARVILIGVIFGVLFRSLSSLLQRLIDPEEFAVAQAYTFASFNSINREMLGIGSLMVLLTALFVWRERHRLDVLLLGRDQAVNLGISYARHALLILVCVSVLVSVSVAVVGPFGGPVSFFGLLAVALANWFSRTVSHSIRLPMVFLTAALLLVAGQTLFEHVLGMKAVLSVVVEFAGGLVFLWLVLKKRQAV from the coding sequence ATGCCGTCTGAATACACCCGCCCCGTACTGCTGGCCGCCGTGCTGCTGGCAGTCTCCTGCACTCTGTTTATGACGCTCAATGCCGGCGGCAACTGGGCATTTGTGCTGCCGCTGCGTGCAGCCAAACTGGCTGCTTTGCTGATGGTGGCCTATGCGGCGGGCGTATCGACATTACTGTTCCAAACGCTGACCAACAACCCCGTTCTCACACCCTCCCTGCTCGGTTTCGAGTCGCTCTATGTTTTTCTGCAAACCCTGCTGGTGGTGGTGCTGGGCGGTGCGGGTTATACCCACCTGCCGCCTTTGGGCAAGTTCGGTTTCGAACTGGCCGCCATGATCGGCGGCTCCCTGCTGCTGTTCCGGATCCTGCTCAAACAGGGCGGCCGCGATTTGGCACGGGTCATTCTGATCGGCGTGATTTTCGGCGTACTGTTCCGCAGCCTCTCTTCCCTGCTGCAACGTCTGATTGATCCGGAAGAATTTGCCGTCGCACAAGCCTATACCTTTGCCTCGTTCAACAGCATCAATCGGGAAATGCTCGGTATCGGTTCGCTGATGGTATTGCTGACCGCGCTGTTTGTGTGGCGCGAACGCCACCGTCTCGATGTGCTGCTGCTGGGGCGAGACCAGGCCGTCAATCTCGGTATTTCCTATGCCCGCCATGCTCTGCTGATTTTGGTCTGCGTATCCGTACTGGTATCGGTATCGGTGGCCGTAGTCGGCCCGTTCGGCGGGCCTGTCAGCTTTTTCGGCCTGCTGGCGGTGGCACTGGCCAATTGGTTTTCGCGTACCGTCAGCCACAGCATTCGCCTGCCGATGGTCTTTCTGACCGCCGCCCTGCTGCTGGTCGCGGGACAAACCCTCTTCGAGCATGTATTGGGCATGAAAGCCGTGTTGAGTGTGGTGGTCGAATTTGCCGGCGGACTGGTTTTTCTGTGGCTGGTTTTGAAAAAACGGCAGGCCGTCTGA
- a CDS encoding ABC transporter ATP-binding protein → MIEIRNISHTIDGHTILNNVSLDIPQGGITALIGPNGAGKSTLFSLMARLQPLSGGSIAYNGRSISATPTAELARIVSILTQENSIISRISVRDLLMFGRYPYHQGRPSEQDREIVQNALAEFRLDSFAHRYLTELSGGQRQRAMIAMVFCQSTEYVLLDEPLNNLDMYYARSLMQLLKKLTHEHKRTTVVVLHDINQAAAYADFVVAMKNGEVAQTGRPDEIFTRENIKALFDMDVDVLDYGGKKLVVHHI, encoded by the coding sequence ATGATCGAAATCCGCAATATCAGCCACACCATTGACGGCCACACCATTCTCAACAATGTCAGCCTCGATATTCCGCAGGGCGGCATTACCGCGCTGATCGGCCCCAACGGTGCGGGCAAATCGACGCTGTTCTCCCTGATGGCCCGCCTGCAACCGCTAAGCGGCGGCAGCATCGCCTACAACGGCCGCAGCATATCGGCCACACCGACGGCCGAACTGGCGCGTATCGTATCGATACTGACTCAGGAAAACAGCATCATCAGCCGTATCTCCGTGCGCGATCTGCTGATGTTCGGCCGCTATCCCTACCATCAGGGCAGGCCGTCTGAACAGGACAGGGAAATTGTGCAGAACGCGCTGGCCGAATTCCGGCTCGACAGTTTTGCCCACCGTTACCTGACCGAGCTTTCCGGCGGCCAACGCCAGCGGGCGATGATTGCCATGGTGTTCTGCCAGAGTACCGAATATGTGCTGCTGGACGAGCCTTTGAACAATCTCGATATGTATTATGCCCGCAGCCTGATGCAGCTGCTGAAAAAACTCACCCACGAACACAAGCGCACCACGGTGGTGGTACTGCACGACATCAATCAGGCCGCCGCCTATGCCGATTTCGTGGTCGCCATGAAAAACGGCGAAGTGGCACAAACCGGCCGCCCCGATGAAATCTTTACCCGCGAAAACATCAAAGCTCTGTTTGATATGGATGTCGATGTGCTGGATTACGGCGGCAAAAAACTGGTGGTGCACCATATTTGA